One part of the Solea solea chromosome 16, fSolSol10.1, whole genome shotgun sequence genome encodes these proteins:
- the nosip gene encoding nitric oxide synthase-interacting protein, with the protein MTRHGKNCTAGAVYTYHEKKKDTAASGYGTQSIRLGKDAIKDFDCCCLSLQPCETPVVTPDGYLYEKQAILEYILHQKTQIAKKMKLYEKQKKAQKSSSQLESKSEEREKVERFKTMENSIVSKPINPFTSEQNKGSDKSRTDGSSAESSTGSAAASSSQSLPSFWIPSLTPEAKPTLLKKPSKAVLCPMSGRAIKMNELVTVRFTPIEPSLHRVALLTRQDRYVCAVTRDALANSVPCAVLRPSGAVVTQECVEKLIKKDMTDPLTGDKLSDRDIIPLQRGGTGFAGSGIDLRAKEARPVMQV; encoded by the exons ATGACCCGACACGGGAAGAACTGCACGGCTGGAGCGGTTTACACTTACcacgagaagaagaaggacactG CTGCATCTGGTTATGGAACACAGAGCATTCGACTGGGAAAAGATGCAATCAAAGACTTTGACTGCTGTTGTCTGTCCCTTCAGCCTTGTGAGACTCCTGTCGTAAC GCCAGATGGATACTTGTATGAGAAACAGGCCATTCTGGAATACATTCTTCATCAGAAGACACAGATTGCCAAAAAAATGAAG CTGTATGAAAAGCAGAAGAAAGCCCAGAAGAGCAGCAGCCAGCTGGAGTCCAAgtcagaggaaagagagaaggtGGAGAGGTTCAAAACCATGGAGAACAGCATCGTATCCAAACCCATCAATCCATTCACCTCTG AGCAGAACAAAGGCAGCGACAAGAGCAGGACAGACGGCAGCTCAGCAGAATCCTCCACTGGCTCTGCAGCTGCTTCCTCCAGCCAGAGCCTTCCTAGTTTCTGGATTCCCTCTCTGACCCCAGAGGCAAAGCCCACTCTGCTCAAGAAACCA AGTAAAGCTGTGCTGTGTCCCATGTCAGGACGAGCCATCAAGATGAATGAGCTCGTCACCGTGCGCTTCACTCCCATCGAGCCCAGTCTCCACCGCGTGGCTTTGCTCACCCGCCAA gacaGGTATGTGTGTGCGGTCACCAGAGACGCCCTGGCCAACAGTGTCCCCTGTGCCGTCCTACGACCCTC GGGAGCGGTGGTGACTCAGGAGTGTGTGGAGAAGTTAATCAAGAAAGATATGACTGATCCATTAACGGGGGACAAACTGTCCGACAGAGACATTATACCCCTGCAGAGG GGTGGAACTGGCTTTGCTGGATCCGGCATCGACCTCCGTGCCAAAGAAGCTCGTCCAGTGATGCAAGTGTGA
- the rcn3 gene encoding reticulocalbin-3 isoform X1 produces the protein MTIYRFKQSRQGDRDWLCAAEAPPTRGWYLEAQSANAGRSAVHKSVQRCCVAAQTLSVQMLPRLLASVCILAAAAVAVPPQEKRVHHHADLSDHAHDDAHGFQYDHEAFLGKEEAKTFDQLTPEESKDRLAKIVDRIDTDKDGYVSHAELQYWIRHRQRRYIEENVNKHWNDYDKNGDGKIGWEEYKNTTYGFYLDGEFDDVEDKDTYKSMLTRDERRFKTADRDGDGVATREQFTAFLHPEEFDYMKNVVVQETIEDIDKNGDGKISMEEYIGDMYSTPESGEHEPEWVQTEKKHFLEFRDVNKDGYLDAGEVATWILPEEVDHADNEAKHLIHETDTDKDQKVTKKEILANWNMFVGSQATNYGEDLTKRHDEL, from the exons ATGACGATCTATAGATTTAAACA ATCCCGTCAGGGTGATCGTGATTGGCTATGTGCTGCAGAAGCCCCGCCCACCAGAGGCTGGTATTTAGAGGCGCAGAGTGCCAACGCAGGCAGATCCGCTGTTCACAAATCAGTGCAAAGGTGTTGTGTGGCTGCGCAGACGCTG tCCGTCCAGATGTTGCCCCGGTTGCTCGCCTCCGTCTGCATccttgcagctgcagctgttgccGTGCCGCCTCAGGAGAAGCGCGTCCATCACCACGCTGATCTGAGTGACCACGCCCACGATGATGCTCATGGCTTCCAGTATGACCACGAGGCTTTCCTGGGCAAGGAGGAGGCCAAGACCTTTGACCAGCTGACCCCAGAGGAGAGCAAAGACAGATTAGC GAAGATCGTGGATCGCATCGACACAGACAAAGACGGTTACGTCAGCCACGCCGAGCTGCAGTATTGGATCAGACACCGGCAGAGACGCTACATCGAGGAGAACGTCAACAAACACTGGAACGACTATGACAAGAATGGAGACGGCAAGATTGGCTGGGAGGAATATAAAAACACCACCTACGGATTCTACCTGG ACGGGGAGTTTGATGACGTTGAAGACAAGGACACTTACAAGTCCATGCTCACGCGGGACGAGCGGCGCTTCAAGACAGCCGACCGAGACGGCGACGGCGTCGCCACACGTGAGCAATTCACCGCCTTCCTTCATCCTGAGGAGTTTGACTACATGAAGAACGTCGTCGTGCAG GAAACCATCGAAGACATCGATAAGAACGGCGATGGAAAGATCAGCATGGAAGAATATATCG GTGACATGTACAGCACACCTGAGAGCGGGGAGCACGAGCCTGAGTGGGTCCAGACggagaaaaaacatttcctaGAGTTCAGAGATGTCAACAAG gaCGGTTACCTGGACGCTGGTGAGGTGGCCACGTGGATTCTGCCTGAGGAGGTGGACCATGCCGACAATGAAGCCAAACACTTGATCCACGAGACGGACACAGACAAG GATCAGAAAGTAACCAAGAAGGAGATTCTGGCCAACTGGAACATGTTTGTGGGCAGCCAGGCCACCAATTATGGGGAAGATTTAACGAAGAGACACGATGAACTTTGA
- the rcn3 gene encoding reticulocalbin-3 isoform X2 — protein sequence MTIYRFKQSRQGDRDWLCAAEAPPTRGWYLEAQSANAGRSAVHKSVQRCCVAAQTLSVQMLPRLLASVCILAAAAVAVPPQEKRVHHHADLSDHAHDDAHGFQYDHEAFLGKEEAKTFDQLTPEESKDRLAKIVDRIDTDKDGYVSHAELQYWIRHRQRRYIEENVNKHWNDYDKNGDGKIGWEEYKNTTYGFYLDGEFDDVEDKDTYKSMLTRDERRFKTADRDGDGVATREQFTAFLHPEEFDYMKNVVVQETIEDIDKNGDGKISMEEYIGDMYSTPESGEHEPEWVQTEKKHFLEFRDVNKDGYLDAGEVATWILPEEVDHADNEAKHLIHETDTDKDGRLLLSELLDKMDFIKTSTITDYGGMRVDEHDEL from the exons ATGACGATCTATAGATTTAAACA ATCCCGTCAGGGTGATCGTGATTGGCTATGTGCTGCAGAAGCCCCGCCCACCAGAGGCTGGTATTTAGAGGCGCAGAGTGCCAACGCAGGCAGATCCGCTGTTCACAAATCAGTGCAAAGGTGTTGTGTGGCTGCGCAGACGCTG tCCGTCCAGATGTTGCCCCGGTTGCTCGCCTCCGTCTGCATccttgcagctgcagctgttgccGTGCCGCCTCAGGAGAAGCGCGTCCATCACCACGCTGATCTGAGTGACCACGCCCACGATGATGCTCATGGCTTCCAGTATGACCACGAGGCTTTCCTGGGCAAGGAGGAGGCCAAGACCTTTGACCAGCTGACCCCAGAGGAGAGCAAAGACAGATTAGC GAAGATCGTGGATCGCATCGACACAGACAAAGACGGTTACGTCAGCCACGCCGAGCTGCAGTATTGGATCAGACACCGGCAGAGACGCTACATCGAGGAGAACGTCAACAAACACTGGAACGACTATGACAAGAATGGAGACGGCAAGATTGGCTGGGAGGAATATAAAAACACCACCTACGGATTCTACCTGG ACGGGGAGTTTGATGACGTTGAAGACAAGGACACTTACAAGTCCATGCTCACGCGGGACGAGCGGCGCTTCAAGACAGCCGACCGAGACGGCGACGGCGTCGCCACACGTGAGCAATTCACCGCCTTCCTTCATCCTGAGGAGTTTGACTACATGAAGAACGTCGTCGTGCAG GAAACCATCGAAGACATCGATAAGAACGGCGATGGAAAGATCAGCATGGAAGAATATATCG GTGACATGTACAGCACACCTGAGAGCGGGGAGCACGAGCCTGAGTGGGTCCAGACggagaaaaaacatttcctaGAGTTCAGAGATGTCAACAAG gaCGGTTACCTGGACGCTGGTGAGGTGGCCACGTGGATTCTGCCTGAGGAGGTGGACCATGCCGACAATGAAGCCAAACACTTGATCCACGAGACGGACACAGACAAG GACGGCCGTCTGCTGCTGTCGGAGCTGCTGGACAAGATGGACTTCATCAAGACCAGCACCATCACAGATTATGGAGGGATGAGGGTGGATGAACATGATGAACTGTGA
- the rcn3 gene encoding reticulocalbin-3 isoform X4, translating into MLPRLLASVCILAAAAVAVPPQEKRVHHHADLSDHAHDDAHGFQYDHEAFLGKEEAKTFDQLTPEESKDRLAKIVDRIDTDKDGYVSHAELQYWIRHRQRRYIEENVNKHWNDYDKNGDGKIGWEEYKNTTYGFYLDGEFDDVEDKDTYKSMLTRDERRFKTADRDGDGVATREQFTAFLHPEEFDYMKNVVVQETIEDIDKNGDGKISMEEYIGDMYSTPESGEHEPEWVQTEKKHFLEFRDVNKDGYLDAGEVATWILPEEVDHADNEAKHLIHETDTDKDQKVTKKEILANWNMFVGSQATNYGEDLTKRHDEL; encoded by the exons ATGTTGCCCCGGTTGCTCGCCTCCGTCTGCATccttgcagctgcagctgttgccGTGCCGCCTCAGGAGAAGCGCGTCCATCACCACGCTGATCTGAGTGACCACGCCCACGATGATGCTCATGGCTTCCAGTATGACCACGAGGCTTTCCTGGGCAAGGAGGAGGCCAAGACCTTTGACCAGCTGACCCCAGAGGAGAGCAAAGACAGATTAGC GAAGATCGTGGATCGCATCGACACAGACAAAGACGGTTACGTCAGCCACGCCGAGCTGCAGTATTGGATCAGACACCGGCAGAGACGCTACATCGAGGAGAACGTCAACAAACACTGGAACGACTATGACAAGAATGGAGACGGCAAGATTGGCTGGGAGGAATATAAAAACACCACCTACGGATTCTACCTGG ACGGGGAGTTTGATGACGTTGAAGACAAGGACACTTACAAGTCCATGCTCACGCGGGACGAGCGGCGCTTCAAGACAGCCGACCGAGACGGCGACGGCGTCGCCACACGTGAGCAATTCACCGCCTTCCTTCATCCTGAGGAGTTTGACTACATGAAGAACGTCGTCGTGCAG GAAACCATCGAAGACATCGATAAGAACGGCGATGGAAAGATCAGCATGGAAGAATATATCG GTGACATGTACAGCACACCTGAGAGCGGGGAGCACGAGCCTGAGTGGGTCCAGACggagaaaaaacatttcctaGAGTTCAGAGATGTCAACAAG gaCGGTTACCTGGACGCTGGTGAGGTGGCCACGTGGATTCTGCCTGAGGAGGTGGACCATGCCGACAATGAAGCCAAACACTTGATCCACGAGACGGACACAGACAAG GATCAGAAAGTAACCAAGAAGGAGATTCTGGCCAACTGGAACATGTTTGTGGGCAGCCAGGCCACCAATTATGGGGAAGATTTAACGAAGAGACACGATGAACTTTGA